Proteins from one uncultured Anaeromusa sp. genomic window:
- a CDS encoding xanthine phosphoribosyltransferase produces the protein MELLKERIRKEGLVLENRILKVDSFLNQQIDPVLMMELGEEFARRFANEGVQRIFTIEASGIAIALPTALRMGVPLVFARKIRSTTMNDQVYATQVHSYTRNLTSDVIVSKRFLPPGERVLIIDDFLANGEAALGLAELVRQAGSKVVGIGIAIEKSFQPGAAKIKNAGYRLESLARIADFKSGQVRFVGEEPSPDVSI, from the coding sequence ATGGAACTGCTTAAAGAACGCATTCGCAAGGAAGGCCTGGTTCTAGAAAACCGCATTTTAAAAGTCGATTCGTTCCTCAACCAGCAAATTGATCCTGTTTTGATGATGGAGCTAGGCGAAGAATTCGCCAGGCGCTTCGCCAACGAAGGCGTACAGCGCATTTTCACTATAGAAGCCTCCGGCATCGCCATTGCTCTGCCTACGGCGCTGCGCATGGGCGTCCCTTTGGTATTCGCCCGCAAAATACGCTCTACCACCATGAATGATCAGGTATATGCTACCCAAGTCCATTCTTACACTAGAAATCTCACTAGTGATGTCATTGTATCTAAACGCTTCCTGCCGCCTGGCGAGCGCGTCTTGATTATCGATGATTTTCTGGCTAACGGAGAAGCTGCTTTAGGTTTGGCCGAGCTGGTACGCCAAGCAGGCAGCAAAGTTGTCGGCATCGGTATTGCCATTGAAAAATCCTTTCAACCCGGCGCCGCCAAAATCAAAAACGCCGGCTACCGTCTGGAATCGCTGGCCCGTATTGCCGACTTCAAATCTGGCCAGGTTCGCTTTGTAGGTGAAGAACCGTCGCCGGATGTTTCAATTTAA
- a CDS encoding YbaK/EbsC family protein: MEEKTSVGRVRQVLEASGLPLQVRNMEETTRTAAEAAAAIGCEVGQIAKSIVFQGKKSGMPFLVIASGANRINERKVAKYFGEALRKPDADYVLEHTGFAIGGIPPVGHIEEIPCLLDEDLFQYAELWAAAGSPFAVFRVTSQQLQELTGGQVVEVK, from the coding sequence ATGGAAGAAAAGACAAGCGTTGGCAGAGTGCGGCAAGTATTGGAAGCGTCCGGGCTGCCGTTGCAGGTGCGGAATATGGAAGAAACGACGCGGACAGCGGCGGAGGCGGCTGCGGCGATTGGCTGCGAGGTAGGGCAGATTGCCAAGTCCATTGTTTTTCAGGGGAAAAAGAGCGGTATGCCGTTTTTGGTGATAGCCAGCGGCGCTAACCGCATTAACGAACGCAAAGTAGCCAAGTATTTTGGCGAGGCCCTGCGCAAGCCGGATGCGGACTATGTATTGGAACATACCGGCTTTGCCATTGGAGGCATTCCGCCGGTAGGGCATATAGAGGAGATTCCGTGCCTGCTGGACGAAGACCTTTTTCAATACGCCGAACTTTGGGCGGCGGCAGGTTCGCCTTTTGCGGTATTTCGCGTGACAAGCCAGCAATTGCAGGAACTCACTGGCGGACAGGTGGTTGAGGTGAAATAA
- a CDS encoding PLP-dependent aminotransferase family protein — MDLTNFLQTQLQPPSSLPLYKQLSLALTKAIETGQLRNGQRLPPERRLAEDLRLSRTTIVNAYRLLEQNGSVSSRIGSGTYIGEDAASAPLPPMPWNQLLLPHLSSPLSSILRSLLAIPAAADSISLAAGMPDPALYPLDMLQQLQQPVPASELGYLPIEGYAPLRQELAAWLANRQLHLDAEDLMILSGSQQGLYLLCKCFISPGDSIVVESPTYLGAIQVFQAAGARLLTLPGPLNSQSLPFLEDYLVRYRPKLFYLGSSFQNPTGRSPDASVCQKFLDLAAKYHLVIVEDDAYGHLHYETPAPQPLKSRDHYGGVLYLGSASKIFFPGLRTGWLAAPREVLNRLAEEKQYADLHSNNLAQLCLAEYMRSGKADTHLRHIRAHYQRRRDALAQALKRHCSADLAFELPLGGFYLWCRLKGEGSAQALLYEAARQGVSFVPGEAFYADRAGTDYFRLCFATHDEAAMEIAAQRLGQALRNLRKHPRRHTIPAFRSGQPIL, encoded by the coding sequence ATGGACTTAACCAATTTTTTACAAACTCAATTACAGCCCCCGTCTTCTCTGCCGCTTTATAAACAATTGTCCCTGGCGCTGACCAAAGCCATTGAAACCGGCCAGCTTCGCAACGGGCAACGCCTGCCGCCGGAACGACGTCTAGCAGAAGACCTACGTCTCAGCCGCACTACCATTGTCAATGCGTACCGCCTCCTGGAACAAAACGGCAGCGTATCTTCGCGCATTGGCAGCGGCACCTATATCGGCGAAGACGCCGCTTCCGCCCCCCTGCCGCCGATGCCTTGGAACCAGCTCTTACTGCCGCATTTGAGTAGTCCCCTTTCCTCAATTTTGCGCAGTCTTTTGGCCATTCCCGCTGCTGCTGACAGCATTTCCCTAGCCGCCGGCATGCCGGATCCTGCGCTATACCCCCTAGATATGCTGCAGCAGCTACAGCAACCGGTTCCCGCCTCCGAACTTGGCTATCTGCCGATCGAAGGATATGCGCCCTTACGTCAGGAGCTGGCGGCTTGGCTAGCAAACCGCCAGCTTCACTTAGACGCGGAGGATCTCATGATTCTTAGCGGCTCTCAGCAAGGTCTGTATCTTCTCTGCAAATGTTTTATCTCCCCCGGCGACAGCATTGTCGTCGAATCACCAACCTATTTGGGAGCCATCCAAGTCTTCCAGGCGGCCGGCGCACGCCTGCTCACTCTCCCCGGTCCCTTGAACAGCCAGTCGCTGCCTTTCTTGGAGGACTACCTTGTCCGCTACCGCCCCAAGCTATTCTATCTGGGCTCGTCCTTCCAAAATCCTACCGGCCGCAGTCCCGACGCCTCAGTATGCCAAAAGTTTCTAGACTTGGCCGCCAAGTATCATCTGGTCATTGTAGAAGACGACGCCTACGGTCATCTACACTACGAAACGCCCGCCCCGCAGCCTTTAAAAAGCCGCGACCACTACGGCGGCGTTTTGTATCTAGGATCTGCCTCCAAAATCTTTTTCCCCGGTTTGCGTACCGGCTGGCTGGCAGCGCCGCGGGAAGTACTCAATCGCCTGGCTGAAGAAAAACAGTACGCCGATCTGCACAGCAACAATCTGGCGCAGCTGTGTTTGGCAGAATATATGCGCTCCGGCAAAGCCGACACTCATTTGCGCCACATCCGCGCTCACTACCAGCGCCGCCGCGATGCATTAGCGCAAGCGCTTAAACGTCATTGCAGCGCAGATCTTGCTTTTGAGCTGCCCCTCGGCGGTTTCTATCTTTGGTGCCGCCTCAAAGGGGAAGGCTCCGCCCAGGCGCTTTTATACGAAGCCGCCCGTCAAGGGGTCTCCTTTGTTCCAGGCGAAGCCTTTTACGCCGACCGTGCCGGTACGGATTATTTCCGGCTGTGCTTTGCTACTCATGACGAAGCCGCTATGGAAATTGCCGCCCAGCGCCTAGGCCAAGCCTTGCGCAATCTGCGCAAGCACCCGCGCCGCCATACCATCCCCGCTTTTCGCTCCGGCCAACCAATCCTTTAA
- a CDS encoding AzlC family ABC transporter permease, translated as MMLECVDSAWRKEFCLGMKDTAPLMLGVFPFGLTFGMLALSAGLTPAETMGMSLLVFAGAAQFFAILLLGQGVVSWSVLGLTTLLVNLRHLLMGASIAPHVLKLPFWQQALLAFGMADETYAVTVSRIATHGYQPAYQWGSNAAGYCTWAISTALGVAVGSQLGDPLAWGLDIVMPATFLAMLMPRLRHKPGLAAALTGAVISVVGSLYLPGKWYLLLATVAAAFVGGCLEGEKHNA; from the coding sequence ATGATGCTAGAATGCGTTGATAGTGCCTGGCGAAAAGAATTTTGTCTGGGCATGAAAGATACGGCGCCGTTGATGCTGGGCGTGTTTCCGTTTGGCCTTACTTTTGGCATGCTGGCGCTGAGCGCCGGACTGACGCCGGCAGAAACCATGGGCATGTCGTTGTTGGTTTTTGCGGGAGCGGCGCAGTTTTTTGCTATTTTGCTGCTGGGCCAGGGGGTAGTGTCTTGGAGCGTACTAGGCTTAACTACACTCCTTGTCAATTTGCGTCATTTGTTAATGGGGGCGTCCATTGCACCTCATGTATTAAAGCTTCCTTTTTGGCAGCAGGCGCTGCTGGCCTTTGGCATGGCAGATGAAACCTATGCGGTGACCGTAAGCCGTATTGCCACGCATGGCTACCAGCCGGCCTATCAATGGGGAAGCAATGCCGCTGGCTACTGTACATGGGCTATTTCTACGGCTTTAGGCGTAGCGGTAGGCAGCCAGCTGGGAGATCCTTTGGCCTGGGGTCTGGATATTGTCATGCCGGCTACCTTCTTAGCTATGCTGATGCCGCGTTTGCGTCACAAGCCGGGCTTGGCGGCGGCGCTGACAGGAGCCGTTATTTCTGTAGTGGGTTCGCTGTATTTGCCTGGGAAATGGTATTTGCTCTTGGCTACGGTAGCGGCAGCGTTTGTGGGCGGCTGTCTGGAAGGAGAGAAGCACAATGCGTGA
- a CDS encoding AzlD domain-containing protein: MREEYWLIILVMAGATYATRVGSFLLLRLTGLPKGLERWTAQVPTGILAALVVPALLLPQGQLDVSWHNSYLVAGAAAAWVAWRTSQAVWTMAAGLGVMGLLRLGGI; the protein is encoded by the coding sequence ATGCGTGAAGAATATTGGCTGATCATTTTAGTTATGGCAGGCGCTACGTATGCTACGCGGGTAGGAAGTTTTCTGCTCTTGCGTTTAACCGGTTTGCCGAAGGGGTTGGAACGTTGGACGGCGCAGGTGCCTACCGGTATTTTGGCGGCGCTGGTAGTGCCGGCTTTGCTTTTGCCCCAAGGACAGCTCGATGTGTCTTGGCATAACAGCTATCTTGTGGCAGGCGCAGCGGCTGCTTGGGTAGCGTGGCGTACCAGCCAGGCCGTATGGACGATGGCCGCAGGCCTTGGCGTGATGGGACTACTGCGGCTGGGAGGAATTTGA
- a CDS encoding C-GCAxxG-C-C family protein has protein sequence MADAVQQWACERVHQCYWQNDWNCARTQLVLQCEAAQLSLPALWAEAMAGLHGAGGYGAQCGLVEGMLVFLGLQGAMSKESAEEISLRCRDFAAAFESRFGSLLCRKLRPQGFPEDGPSHACEMLTAQAVAFARQWLLAEKLQGKMD, from the coding sequence ATGGCGGATGCGGTGCAACAATGGGCATGTGAGCGTGTACACCAGTGCTATTGGCAGAACGATTGGAATTGCGCTCGGACGCAATTGGTTCTGCAATGCGAAGCGGCGCAGCTGTCCTTGCCAGCCCTATGGGCGGAGGCGATGGCCGGGCTTCATGGCGCTGGCGGCTATGGAGCGCAGTGCGGCTTGGTAGAGGGAATGCTGGTCTTTCTTGGTTTGCAAGGAGCTATGTCGAAGGAGTCGGCAGAAGAAATCTCGTTACGCTGCCGGGATTTTGCGGCTGCCTTTGAATCTCGTTTTGGCAGCTTGCTGTGCCGGAAGCTGCGCCCGCAGGGCTTTCCGGAAGACGGACCTTCGCATGCATGCGAAATGCTGACGGCCCAGGCGGTCGCCTTTGCCAGACAGTGGTTGTTGGCAGAGAAGCTTCAAGGGAAAATGGATTGA
- the hypD gene encoding trans-4-hydroxy-L-proline dehydratase yields MKHERGMNERIRSLRKESTTSEPRLSLERSRLVTEAYEKYEGRVPTPMLRALTLQHIMLHKTLYLGPGELLVGEKAEAPQQAPSFPELCCHTEEDLTVMDQREIVYFRVGEDEKKLQKERIIPFWENRALRGKLLASLPKEWHDCYEAGLFTEFMEQRGPGHTVADGKMYQSGLLDVQKRIDTALAALDPLTDSSYLDKKAQLTGMRIACDAMMRYAARYAALAQDLAEKENDPQRKNELQAIASNCLTVPAHAPQTFHQALQMYWFMHIGVTTEINPWDAYSPGRLDQHLIPFYRKDLAEGRLTREQAKELLQCFWIKFNNQPAPPKVGITLKESGTYTDFANLNTGGITPDGNDGVNEVSYLILETMDEMRLLQPSSNVQISRRTPQDFLKKACAISRQGWGQPAFYNTESIVQELLNAGKSLEDARQGGASGCVETGAFGKEAYILTGYLNLPKILELTLFNGIDPMTGKRLGPATGEATSFSDFDSFYQAYEKQLRYMTDIKVKGNQIIEGLYARYMPVPLLSCLVDDCIANGQDYNAGGARYNTSYIQGVGIGTLTDSLAAINTLVYKENKFTLPELVAALQDNFNGHLRLHHLVREKAPRYGNDDDAADDLMQRAFRSFHDEVTGRPNGRGGNYRVNMLPTTCHVYFGSVLGASPNGRLAHKPVSEGISPEKSADRLGPTAVIRSAAKMDQLLTGGTLLNQKFNPAAVAGEAGLEHMAALVRAYFSLDGHHIQFNVIDRSTLLAAQEHPEDYKDLIVRVAGYSDHFHNLSRELQDEIIERTEQTIG; encoded by the coding sequence ATGAAACACGAACGAGGCATGAATGAACGCATTCGCTCCCTGCGCAAGGAGAGTACCACGTCGGAACCTCGCCTGTCCCTGGAACGCAGTCGTTTGGTTACCGAAGCCTATGAAAAATACGAAGGCCGCGTTCCGACACCTATGCTGCGCGCGCTGACGCTGCAACACATTATGCTGCACAAAACTCTCTACCTAGGCCCCGGCGAGCTTTTAGTCGGAGAGAAAGCGGAAGCCCCTCAGCAAGCCCCTTCTTTTCCCGAGCTTTGCTGCCATACCGAAGAGGATCTCACCGTTATGGACCAACGGGAAATTGTGTATTTCCGCGTTGGCGAAGACGAAAAGAAGCTGCAAAAAGAACGAATTATTCCGTTTTGGGAAAATCGTGCTTTGCGCGGCAAACTTTTGGCCTCGCTGCCCAAAGAATGGCATGATTGCTACGAAGCCGGCCTCTTCACAGAGTTCATGGAGCAGCGCGGTCCCGGGCACACGGTTGCCGACGGCAAAATGTATCAAAGCGGCCTTTTGGATGTCCAAAAACGAATTGATACCGCCTTGGCGGCGCTAGACCCGCTGACCGATTCTTCCTATCTAGATAAAAAAGCGCAGCTCACAGGCATGCGTATCGCCTGCGACGCTATGATGCGCTATGCCGCCCGCTATGCCGCCTTAGCCCAGGACTTGGCGGAAAAAGAAAACGATCCGCAGCGAAAAAACGAACTGCAAGCCATTGCCTCCAATTGCCTCACCGTACCGGCGCATGCGCCGCAAACGTTCCATCAGGCGCTGCAGATGTATTGGTTTATGCATATCGGCGTAACAACAGAAATCAACCCCTGGGACGCCTACAGCCCTGGCCGCCTGGATCAGCACCTGATTCCATTTTACCGCAAAGACCTGGCCGAAGGACGTCTGACGCGCGAGCAAGCTAAAGAGCTGTTGCAATGCTTCTGGATTAAGTTCAACAATCAACCCGCTCCTCCCAAAGTAGGCATTACCCTCAAAGAAAGCGGCACTTACACGGATTTTGCCAATCTCAACACCGGCGGCATTACGCCCGACGGGAACGACGGCGTTAACGAAGTCTCCTATTTGATTTTGGAAACCATGGACGAAATGCGCCTGCTGCAGCCTAGCTCCAATGTGCAGATCAGCCGCCGCACGCCGCAGGATTTTCTCAAAAAAGCCTGCGCTATTTCCCGCCAAGGCTGGGGGCAGCCTGCCTTTTACAACACAGAGAGCATCGTGCAAGAACTGCTTAACGCCGGCAAATCTCTGGAAGACGCACGCCAAGGCGGCGCCAGCGGCTGCGTAGAGACAGGCGCTTTCGGTAAGGAAGCCTATATTCTGACAGGCTATCTCAATCTCCCCAAAATTTTGGAGCTCACCCTCTTCAACGGCATTGATCCTATGACCGGCAAACGTCTAGGACCGGCAACCGGCGAAGCGACTTCCTTCAGCGACTTTGACTCTTTCTATCAAGCCTATGAAAAGCAGTTGCGCTACATGACAGACATCAAAGTAAAAGGCAATCAAATCATCGAAGGCCTCTATGCCCGCTATATGCCTGTGCCCCTTCTCTCCTGCCTTGTAGACGACTGCATCGCCAACGGCCAGGACTACAACGCAGGCGGCGCTCGCTACAACACCAGCTATATCCAAGGCGTCGGTATTGGCACTCTTACCGACAGCCTTGCCGCTATCAACACCTTGGTATACAAAGAGAACAAATTCACCCTCCCCGAACTGGTTGCGGCCCTGCAAGATAATTTTAACGGCCACCTGCGCCTGCACCACTTAGTACGGGAAAAAGCGCCCCGCTACGGCAACGACGACGATGCCGCCGACGACCTGATGCAGCGAGCCTTTCGTTCGTTCCATGATGAAGTTACCGGCCGCCCTAATGGCCGCGGCGGCAACTACCGCGTCAATATGCTGCCCACCACCTGCCATGTGTATTTTGGCTCCGTCCTCGGCGCCAGCCCCAACGGACGTTTAGCGCACAAACCGGTATCTGAAGGCATCTCGCCCGAAAAAAGCGCTGACCGCCTAGGGCCTACCGCCGTCATTCGCTCAGCCGCCAAAATGGATCAGCTTCTCACCGGCGGCACGCTGCTCAATCAGAAGTTCAACCCTGCCGCCGTTGCAGGCGAAGCAGGCCTTGAGCACATGGCCGCTCTTGTGCGCGCCTATTTCTCCCTAGACGGTCATCACATTCAGTTCAACGTCATTGACCGGTCAACGCTCTTAGCCGCCCAAGAACACCCGGAAGACTACAAAGATCTTATCGTCCGCGTCGCCGGCTACAGCGATCACTTCCACAATCTCAGCCGGGAGCTGCAGGATGAAATCATCGAACGCACAGAACAAACGATTGGCTAA
- a CDS encoding glycyl-radical enzyme activating protein, whose product MLLFQIQRFCIHDGPGIRTTFFFKGCPLRCLWCHNPESQAFQPQLLHDAEKCITCGYCESVCPNQATPQGQLQRSNCQACGLCCEECLGDARHLAGRQYTLEEALQLALRDEAFYASSGGGITLSGGEPLAQPEAALALAKTANARGLSVAVDTCGHVPFEHLAAILPYTQLFLYDLKHPDDAEHQRLTGVGNKLILENLRKLAAAGASLSLRLPLGAGLNDRPQDLAAWLPLFKTIQPQRIHLLPYHSIGGSKAGRLGYPVFQGQPPSTPTLEHWLTTIQNAGHPVQQGG is encoded by the coding sequence ATGTTACTATTTCAAATTCAACGCTTCTGCATCCACGACGGACCGGGTATTCGGACGACCTTCTTTTTCAAAGGCTGTCCGTTGCGCTGTCTGTGGTGCCACAATCCGGAAAGCCAAGCATTTCAACCGCAGTTGCTGCATGACGCAGAAAAATGCATCACCTGCGGGTATTGTGAAAGCGTCTGCCCTAACCAAGCGACGCCGCAGGGACAACTGCAAAGAAGCAACTGCCAGGCTTGCGGCCTTTGCTGCGAAGAATGCCTGGGAGACGCCCGCCACTTGGCAGGCCGCCAGTACACTTTGGAAGAAGCGTTGCAGCTGGCCCTGCGAGACGAAGCGTTTTACGCCTCCTCCGGCGGCGGCATTACTTTATCTGGCGGCGAACCGCTGGCGCAGCCGGAGGCAGCCCTCGCTTTAGCCAAAACCGCCAACGCTCGCGGTCTTTCCGTCGCCGTCGACACCTGCGGCCATGTGCCCTTTGAACATCTTGCAGCCATTCTCCCCTATACGCAACTCTTTCTTTACGATTTGAAACATCCAGACGATGCCGAACACCAACGCCTTACAGGCGTCGGCAACAAGCTCATCTTGGAAAATCTGCGCAAACTAGCAGCAGCAGGCGCTTCTCTCTCGCTGCGCCTGCCTCTTGGGGCCGGCCTCAATGACCGTCCCCAAGATCTTGCAGCCTGGCTGCCGCTGTTTAAAACCATTCAGCCGCAGCGCATCCACCTGCTTCCCTATCACAGCATTGGCGGCTCCAAGGCCGGCCGCCTTGGCTATCCTGTTTTCCAGGGTCAGCCCCCCTCAACTCCTACCCTGGAACATTGGCTTACTACCATTCAGAACGCCGGCCATCCGGTGCAACAAGGAGGATAA
- a CDS encoding XRE family transcriptional regulator: MTTSIGAQIKELRRRRGLTLREVAQKTGLSTGFLSQLERDLTDIAVDSLRKIAVALDVEPGLFFNSPLLGKKRLLRSYERQTAQIEPGRFIHYHLTNQAEPKAMLPRLVELLPLNKEENILPYSHDGEEFIYVLEGVLTLVLDGERQELCPGDSAHYPSSLPHNWGNLTNKCVRFLVVSHPNPH; encoded by the coding sequence ATGACCACTTCCATCGGTGCGCAAATCAAGGAACTTCGCCGCCGCCGCGGCCTCACACTTCGAGAGGTGGCGCAAAAAACAGGCTTGTCTACAGGTTTTCTCTCCCAACTAGAACGGGATCTCACTGATATTGCCGTAGATTCTTTACGCAAAATCGCCGTAGCCCTTGATGTAGAACCCGGCTTATTTTTCAACAGCCCCCTTCTCGGAAAAAAGCGCTTGCTGCGCAGCTACGAACGCCAAACCGCCCAAATTGAACCAGGCCGCTTCATCCATTACCATCTCACCAATCAAGCCGAACCTAAGGCCATGCTGCCTCGCCTTGTAGAACTTCTTCCATTAAATAAAGAAGAAAACATTCTGCCCTACAGCCATGACGGCGAGGAATTCATCTACGTTTTAGAAGGCGTGCTGACCCTTGTTCTTGACGGTGAACGCCAAGAGCTCTGCCCCGGCGACTCCGCCCATTACCCTTCTTCCTTGCCGCACAACTGGGGCAATCTTACCAACAAATGCGTCCGCTTTCTCGTCGTCAGCCACCCGAACCCCCATTAG
- a CDS encoding HD-GYP domain-containing protein, with amino-acid sequence MAERKKIRLSLQEVQPGMAVAEPICLEGEKTAFLAEGALLTERILELLRLREQEAVVVYVPAANDANFAMQTLFRETYQSLLGTLEGVFQQLRYGGVVEKEQLNVLAEETMVVVHQPDIFSLLSMSGQGRESFLHHSLNVGLLCGLLALWQNYDETMVRDAVTAGLLHDMGKSRVPEHILEKHDVLLAHEQHVMHCHPFHSYQLLLGVSVPDRVCRAALHHHERLDGSGYPEGLKGDDISPLAQLVAIADVYDAMVSPRPYREAHSPLEALEELLQGMFERFNPAICMKMADRLKDLLLGATVVLDDGREGVIRQFPHSLSPRPLIELPAGMYLDLDREPDLGLVAIHGLQGTWGSRSEAES; translated from the coding sequence ATGGCGGAGAGGAAGAAAATCCGACTTTCTTTACAAGAAGTGCAGCCAGGAATGGCTGTGGCGGAGCCGATCTGCCTAGAAGGCGAAAAAACCGCTTTTTTGGCGGAAGGAGCCTTGCTGACGGAGCGGATTTTAGAGCTATTGCGCTTACGAGAACAAGAGGCAGTAGTGGTATATGTTCCAGCCGCGAATGATGCGAATTTCGCCATGCAGACGTTGTTCCGCGAAACCTACCAAAGCTTGTTGGGAACGCTGGAGGGAGTCTTTCAGCAGTTGCGCTATGGCGGCGTAGTCGAAAAAGAACAGCTGAACGTGTTGGCGGAAGAGACGATGGTTGTTGTGCATCAACCCGATATTTTTTCGCTTTTAAGCATGTCTGGGCAGGGACGGGAATCCTTCTTGCATCATAGCTTAAATGTAGGCCTTTTATGTGGCTTGCTGGCGTTGTGGCAAAACTACGACGAAACCATGGTGCGTGATGCCGTAACGGCCGGCCTGCTTCATGATATGGGGAAAAGCCGGGTGCCGGAGCATATTTTAGAGAAGCACGACGTGCTTTTGGCGCATGAACAGCATGTGATGCATTGCCATCCATTTCACAGTTACCAATTGCTATTAGGAGTCAGTGTGCCGGACCGGGTTTGCCGGGCTGCGTTGCATCATCATGAGCGGCTGGACGGTAGCGGTTATCCGGAAGGGCTGAAAGGGGATGATATCTCCCCGTTAGCACAGCTTGTAGCGATTGCTGACGTGTATGACGCCATGGTTTCGCCGCGACCTTATCGTGAAGCTCATTCGCCGTTAGAGGCGTTGGAAGAATTACTGCAAGGCATGTTTGAACGATTCAATCCGGCTATTTGCATGAAAATGGCGGATCGTCTTAAAGATTTGCTTTTAGGAGCGACTGTCGTGCTGGATGACGGAAGGGAAGGCGTAATTCGCCAATTCCCGCATTCTTTGAGCCCTCGGCCCTTGATTGAATTACCGGCAGGGATGTATCTGGATCTGGATCGGGAGCCGGATCTGGGCCTGGTGGCCATTCATGGTTTGCAAGGGACTTGGGGCAGTCGGAGCGAAGCGGAAAGTTGA
- the metA gene encoding homoserine O-succinyltransferase — protein sequence MPIKIPNRLPARSVLEGENIFIMDEDRAYSQDIRPLKLLLLNLMPTKIITETQLLRLLGNTPLQVEIDLLYTASYEPSNTSQEHLVKFYETFQDVKNRKYDGMIITGAPVEQMPFEEVAYWPELCEIMEWSKSHVYSTMHICWGAQAGLYHHYGVPKVDLPAKMFGVFPHRCVATEREPLLRGLDDVFYVPHSRHTDICRQSLEQVSGLRILAESTESGVYLVADATGRQIFLTGHVEYDALTLHKEYERDVAKGLDIAVPRNYYPQDDPAQKPLVTWRSAAHLLFANWLNYYVYQDTPYDLETL from the coding sequence ATGCCGATTAAGATTCCCAACCGCCTGCCGGCGCGCAGCGTATTGGAAGGCGAAAATATTTTTATTATGGATGAAGACCGGGCGTATTCGCAGGATATTCGCCCGCTGAAGCTGTTGCTGCTCAATCTGATGCCGACGAAAATCATCACGGAAACGCAGTTGCTGCGCTTGTTAGGGAATACGCCGCTCCAGGTGGAAATTGATTTGCTGTATACGGCATCCTATGAACCTAGCAATACCTCTCAGGAGCATCTGGTTAAATTCTATGAAACCTTTCAAGATGTAAAAAATCGCAAATATGACGGCATGATCATCACCGGCGCCCCGGTGGAGCAGATGCCTTTTGAGGAAGTGGCGTATTGGCCGGAGCTTTGTGAAATCATGGAATGGTCAAAGAGCCATGTATATTCGACCATGCACATTTGCTGGGGAGCGCAGGCAGGGCTGTACCATCACTATGGCGTGCCGAAAGTGGATCTGCCGGCTAAGATGTTCGGCGTCTTTCCGCATCGTTGCGTGGCTACGGAACGAGAACCGCTGTTGCGCGGCTTAGACGATGTTTTTTACGTACCTCATTCGCGGCATACCGATATCTGTAGGCAGTCGCTGGAGCAGGTGAGCGGGCTTCGTATTTTGGCGGAATCGACGGAATCTGGGGTCTATCTTGTAGCGGATGCTACGGGACGGCAGATCTTTTTGACGGGTCATGTGGAATACGACGCGCTGACCTTGCATAAGGAGTATGAACGAGACGTTGCCAAAGGGCTGGACATTGCGGTGCCCCGCAACTATTATCCCCAGGACGATCCGGCGCAGAAGCCGCTGGTAACCTGGCGCAGCGCGGCGCACTTGCTTTTCGCCAACTGGCTTAATTATTATGTGTACCAAGATACGCCGTATGACTTAGAGACATTGTGA